A window from Candidatus Bathyarchaeota archaeon encodes these proteins:
- a CDS encoding DMT family transporter, whose product MNVQVFKSDSLLFATSMIWGFAFVAQRMSMNFLGPFTFNGVRFALGGLFMLPLLLLERGPPPGSGEGWGRGPDPSSNKDLFNACLAGVILFAGASLQQVGLVYTTAGRAGFITSLYVIFVPILGLLWGRRVGLGSWIGVSLAALGSYLLSATGELTLVLGDLLELMGAFFWAGHVLIIGRLSPLMRPARLAFLQYLTCSILSLTVAAATEVFSPRSLHQAAIPILYGGLLSVGVAYTLQIIAQRHAPPTHTAIILSLESVFAAFGGWLILGEVISPQGIAGCTLIISGVFSSQLWRILDHSSS is encoded by the coding sequence TTGAACGTTCAGGTTTTCAAGTCTGATTCGCTTCTGTTCGCCACCTCCATGATCTGGGGCTTCGCCTTCGTAGCGCAGCGGATGAGCATGAACTTTCTAGGACCGTTCACGTTTAACGGCGTCCGCTTCGCCCTGGGAGGCTTGTTCATGCTGCCCCTCCTCCTCTTGGAGAGGGGGCCTCCACCAGGATCTGGGGAGGGGTGGGGCCGCGGCCCCGATCCCAGCTCTAATAAGGATTTATTTAACGCTTGTCTAGCGGGGGTGATCCTCTTCGCGGGTGCTTCGCTCCAGCAGGTAGGGCTCGTTTACACCACGGCAGGTAGGGCCGGCTTCATCACAAGCCTCTACGTGATCTTCGTGCCCATCCTAGGGCTCTTATGGGGTAGGCGCGTAGGCCTCGGATCATGGATCGGGGTCTCCCTCGCCGCTCTAGGTAGCTACCTCCTAAGCGCCACGGGGGAGCTCACACTGGTCCTAGGCGACCTCCTAGAGCTTATGGGCGCGTTCTTCTGGGCTGGACACGTACTAATAATCGGGAGGCTCTCACCGTTGATGAGGCCTGCGAGGCTAGCCTTCCTCCAGTACCTCACATGCTCCATCCTAAGCTTAACTGTAGCCGCCGCCACGGAGGTGTTCTCGCCGCGGAGCCTCCATCAGGCCGCCATCCCCATCCTTTACGGGGGATTGCTCTCGGTGGGGGTAGCCTACACCCTGCAGATAATAGCTCAACGCCACGCTCCCCCAACCCATACAGCGATCATCCTAAGCCTGGAGTCCGTGTTCGCCGCGTTTGGAGGATGGCTGATCCTCGGCGAAGTCATATCTCCTCAGGGGATTGCGGGATGCACCCTAATAATATCGGGGGTCTTCTCATCGCAGCTCTGGAGGATCCTTGACCACAGTAGCTCCTAA
- a CDS encoding Glu/Leu/Phe/Val dehydrogenase: protein MAENPLRAVEEQLDFIGELVKVDPSVIAQLKKPRRVIEVSIPVRMDDGHVEVFTGYRVHHCRWRGPYKGGIRYHPRVDLDEVKALAAWMTFKTAVVDLPYGGAKGGVVCDPRKLSIGEVERLTRRYTSMIRDDIGPFVDVPAPDVGTDAQTMAWIMDTYSSLKGYSVPEVVTGKPVELGGSYGREAATGRGVAICAREAAEKMGLRLRGATVALQGYGKVGYYAAENLEAMGARIIAVTDAGGGVYNPDGLDTSKLKIHERTTGSVAGFPDAHPLTNEELFSLECDILVPAALENVITSRNAGDVKARLVIEGANGPTTPEADKILNENGILVVPDILANAGGVTVSYFEWVQNLNRERWPLEAVNKRLEDRMREAFHAVYRLARERNESMRTAAYIIAVERLAEAHLKLGLFP, encoded by the coding sequence GTGAAGGTGGATCCCAGCGTTATAGCCCAGCTTAAGAAGCCTAGGAGGGTGATAGAGGTCTCCATACCTGTCCGGATGGATGATGGACACGTGGAGGTCTTCACGGGTTACCGGGTTCACCATTGCCGTTGGCGCGGCCCCTATAAGGGGGGTATCCGGTATCATCCCCGGGTGGACCTGGATGAGGTTAAGGCTTTGGCGGCCTGGATGACCTTTAAGACCGCCGTCGTGGACCTGCCCTATGGGGGTGCTAAGGGGGGTGTCGTCTGCGATCCCCGGAAGCTCAGCATCGGGGAGGTGGAGCGTTTAACTAGGCGTTATACCTCGATGATACGCGACGACATAGGGCCGTTCGTGGATGTCCCCGCGCCCGACGTGGGAACGGACGCCCAGACCATGGCTTGGATCATGGATACATACAGCAGTTTGAAGGGCTATAGCGTACCGGAGGTGGTCACTGGGAAACCCGTGGAGCTGGGTGGATCCTATGGTAGGGAGGCCGCCACCGGGAGGGGAGTGGCGATATGCGCCAGGGAAGCTGCCGAGAAGATGGGGTTAAGGTTGAGGGGGGCTACGGTCGCCCTGCAGGGATACGGCAAGGTGGGATACTATGCCGCTGAAAACCTGGAGGCCATGGGTGCTAGGATCATCGCCGTCACCGATGCTGGAGGAGGAGTCTACAACCCGGATGGACTTGACACGTCGAAGCTTAAAATCCACGAGAGGACGACGGGCTCCGTCGCAGGGTTCCCGGATGCGCATCCACTAACCAACGAGGAGCTCTTCAGCCTGGAATGCGACATACTCGTACCTGCAGCCTTGGAGAACGTCATTACAAGCCGCAACGCTGGAGACGTTAAAGCGAGGCTGGTCATCGAGGGAGCCAACGGGCCGACGACTCCCGAGGCCGACAAGATCCTCAACGAGAATGGGATCCTCGTGGTACCTGATATACTAGCCAACGCCGGAGGGGTAACCGTAAGCTACTTCGAATGGGTGCAGAACCTGAACCGGGAGAGATGGCCCCTAGAAGCCGTGAATAAACGATTAGAGGACAGGATGAGGGAGGCCTTCCACGCCGTATACCGGCTAGCCAGGGAGAGGAACGAAAGCATGAGGACGGCAGCCTACATCATAGCAGTCGAGAGATTAGCGGAGGCCCATTTGAAGCTCGGATTATTCCCTTAG